From one Trifolium pratense cultivar HEN17-A07 linkage group LG1, ARS_RC_1.1, whole genome shotgun sequence genomic stretch:
- the LOC123914754 gene encoding serine/threonine protein phosphatase 2A 57 kDa regulatory subunit B' kappa isoform-like, producing MLKQIFNKLPKKSSKTDSDELSRSSESPRAAGKSQQRSNGGGASLKRASSSAVFPASMVSGIEPLVPFKDVPNAEKMNLFVSKLSLCCVTFDFTDPSKNIADKDVKRKTLVELVDFVASGSMRFSEPAILAMCRMCAINLFRVFPPNYRANGVVASGGENDDDDPMFDPAWPHLQLVYELLLKFISSSCLDAKVAKKYIDHSFISKLLELFDSEDPRERDCLKTILHRVYGKFMVHRPFIRKSINNIFYRFVIETEKHNGIAELLEIFGSVISGFALPLKEEHKIFLWRVLIPLHKPKSLGVYFQQLSFCITQFLEKEPKLASIVISGLLKYWPVTNSQKEVMFLGELEEILEGISMVEFQRIMVPLFLRLGCCINSLHFQVAERTLFLWNNDHIVNLIAHNRHAILPIIFPALERNIKSHWNPAVVNLTHNIRKMFVEMDEKLFVSCHAQYKEDEAILILEAEKRKEAWKQLEQVASLKPVIGNTAVLVSPLMT from the exons ATGCTGAAGCAAATTTTCAACAAGCTTCCCAAGAAGTCGTCGAAAACCGATTCCGACGAGCTGTCACGTTCCTCCGAATCTCCACGGGCTGCCGGTAAAAGCCAACAGCGATCGAACGGTGGTGGTGCTTCCTTGAAACGAGCTTCTTCGTCGGCGGTGTTTCCGGCTAGCATGGTTTCTGGGATTGAACCTTTGGTGCCTTTTAAGGATGTTCCAAATGCTGAAAAGATGAACTTGTTTGTGAGTAAATTGAGTCTTTGTTGTGTTACATTTGATTTCACTGACCCTAGTAAGAACATTGCTGATAAAGATGTGAAAAGGAAAACTTTGGTTGAACTTGTTGATTTTGTGGCTTCTGGATCAATGAGGTTTAGTGAGCCTGCTATTCTTGCAATGTGTAGAATGTGTGCTATTAATTTGTTTCGAGTTTTTCCACCTAATTATAGGGCTAATGGTGTTGTTGCTAGTGGCGGtgagaatgatgatgatgatccaaTGTTTGATCCTGCTTGGCCACATTTGCAACTTGTCTATGAATTGCTGCTTAAATTTATATCTTCTTCGTGCCTTGATGCTAAGGTAGCGAAAAAGTATATCGATCATTCGTTCATTTCGAAATTGCTTGAATTGTTTGATTCTGAGGATCCTAGAGAAAGAGACTGTTTGAAGACAATCCTGCATAGGGTTTATGGGAAGTTCATGGTGCATAGACCCTTTATTCGGAAATCAATTAACAATATATTCTATCGGTTCGTGATTGAGACTGAGAAACATAATGGTATTGCCGAGTTGTTGGAGATTTTCGGGAGTGTGATTAGTGGATTTGCTTTACCTTTGAAAGAGGAACACAAAATCTTCTTGTGGAGAGTTTTGATTCCCTTGCACAAGCCTAAATCTTTGGGGGTCTACTTTCAGCAATTGTCCTTCTGTATTACGCAGTTCTTAGAGAAGGAGCCGAAGTTAGCAAGCATTGTGATAAGTGGTTTGTTAAAATATTGGCCAGTGACAAATAGTCAGAAAGAGGTGATGTTTCTAGGAGAATTGGAAGAAATTTTGGAAGGAATTAGCATGGTGGAGTTTCAAAGGATCATGGTTCCACTGTTTTTGCGGCTCGGGTGCTGCATTAACAGCCTACACTTTCAG GTAGCTGAAAGGACCCTTTTCTTATGGAACAATGACCACATTGTAAATTTGATTGCTCATAACCGGCATGCGATCCTTCCCATCATATTTCCAGCACTAGAGAGGAATATCAAAAGCCACTGGAACCCAGCTGTTGTAAACTTAACTCATAATATCCGAAAGATGTTTGTGGAGATGGATGAGAAGCTATTTGTATCTTGTCATGCTCAATATAAGGAGGACGAAGCAATTTTAATATTGGAAGCCGAGAAGCGAAAGGAGGCATGGAAACAACTAGAGCAAGTAGCCAGTCTCAAGCCTGTAATTGGAAATACCGCTGTTTTAGTGTCTCCTTTGATGACATGA
- the LOC123914798 gene encoding polyadenylate-binding protein-interacting protein 5-like, with protein sequence MKPRKSSLNPYAAAYVPVSKRDASVRFYATEEDNNGAQEYDGTVWFQPPQYRTNDVEKNAQRLAPVKAQPASSSYFSSPQSVTQLTENQYMDEELDIDLEYLRMTFPGISDESLVDVYNVNSGDLDAAIDMLSQLEFDDAVDASGSLPETLDIGDVSEPVLPVDSASSKQKNATAGASTSFGHS encoded by the exons ATGAAGCCGCGAAAGTCTTCTTTGAATCCATATGCAGCCGCTTATGTACCTGTCTCCAAAAGGGATGCTAGTGTTAGATTTTATGCGACGGAAGAGGACAATAACGGTGCACAGGAATATGATGGGACTGTATGGTTTCAGCCTCCTCAATATAGGACGAATGATGTTGAGAAAAACGCCCAAAGGCTTGCTCCGGTGAAAGCTCAGCCTGCGTCTAGTTCTTACTTTTCATCGCCACAGAGTGTAACACAGCTGACAGAGAATCAGTATATGGATGAAGAGCTGGATATAGATTTGGAATATCTTAGGATGACATTTCCTGGCATATCTGATGAGTCCCTTGTAGATGTCTACAACGTAAACAGTGGTGACCTGGATGCTGCTATTGACATGCTCAGTCAACTTGAG TTCGATGATGCTGTTGACGCTTCTGGAAGTCTGCCAGAGACGCTGGATATTGGTGATGTTTCAGAGCCTGTATTGCCAGTTGATTCTGCTTCATCAAAACAGAAGAATGCAACAGCTGGAGCCAGTACTTCATTTGGTCACTCATGA
- the LOC123914781 gene encoding E3 ubiquitin-protein ligase At1g63170-like: MERPGSFNDGQHIIEIPVNVEASTSASSRDRHFDAVDTVRVERVGSMQLSGGQPSVSTSGVPIGSNSRNSSFVRRGDARRSRSPVHSGLWISIELVLLVSQIVASVVVLSLSRHEHPHTPLFQWIVGYASGCVATLPLLFWRYYNHNHMREQDTAQSRQTSPRVSDPSGTHLSISRNNGDVGQAAAASSRGTQASILMNRRTKILVEYFKISLDCFFAVWFVVGNVWIFGGHASADDAPNLYRLCIVFLAFSCIGYAMPFILCSTICCCLPCIISILGVREDLTQNRGATSESINALPTYKFKMKKNKRNSDNNSANIEGGIVAAGTEKERVISGEDAVCCICLAKYENNDELRELPCSHLFHKDCVDKWLKINALCPLCKSEVGEDLTGLRSGEDATQTTG, encoded by the exons ATGGAGCGACCCGGGAGCTTCAACGACGGTCAACATATTATAGAAATACCTGTGAATGTCGAGGCTTCTACATCCGCATCGTCTCGTGATAGACATTTTGATGCTGTAGACACGGTGCGTGTAGAAAGAGTAGGCAGTATGCAGTTGTCTGGTGGTCAGCCTTCGGTTTCAACCTCAGGCGTACCAATTGGATCAAATAGTAGGAATTCTTCGTTTGTAAGACGGGGGGATGCTCGTCGGAGTAGGAGTCCTGTTCATTCTGGATTATGGATATCTATTGAGCTAGTCCTGTTAGTAAGCCAGATTGTTGCGTCTGTCGTTGTTTTGTCATTGTCCAGGCATGAGCATCCGCATACGCCATTGTTTCAATGGATAGTGGGCTATGCATCTGGATGTGTTGCTACACTTCCTCTTCTTTTTTGGCGGTattataatcataatcatatgcGAGAACAAGATACAGCTCAGTCACGTCAAACATCTCCTCGGGTTAGTGATCCTTCTGGGACACATCTGTCCATTTCAAGAAATAATGGTGATGTTGGTCAGGCTGCTGCTGCATCTTCTAGAGGAACTCAAGCTTCAATACTGATGAATAGAAG AACGAAGATACTTGTGGAGTACTTCAAAATATCCTTAGATTGCTTTTTTGCTGTGTGGTTTGTCGTTGGAAACGTATGGATCTTTGGGGGACATGCTTCTGCTGATGACGCTCCTAACTTGTATAG GTTATGTATAGTGTTTCTTGCATTTAGCTGCATTGGTTATGCCATGCCTTTCATCCTCTGTTCAACCATCTGCTGTTGTCTCCCATGTATAATTTCCATCCTCGGTGTTAGAGAGGATCTCACACAAAACAGAGGAGCAACTTCTGAATCCATTAATGCTCTGCCAACTTACAAGTtcaagatgaagaaaaataaaagaaatagtgATAACAATTCTGCTAATATAGAAGGTGGAATTGTGGCTGCAGGAACTGAAAAAGAGCGTGTGATCTCTGGAGAAGATGCG GTTTGCTGCATCTGCCTGGCAAAGTATGAAAATAACGACGAGCTGAGAGAATTGCCTTGTTCTCATCTTTTCCACAAAGACTGCGTTGATAAGTGGTTGAAGATAAATGCATTGTGCCCTCTTTGCAAGAGTGAGGTTGGTGAAGACCTAACAGGATTGAGGTCCGGAGAAGATGCCACCCAAACAACGGGATGA